ATCACTGCCGAGCAGTGGCCCGCGGGGCGAAGCGGGCACTGCTCATCGGCGACATGCCCTTTCTCTCCTACCAGGTGTCCGGCGAGGAAGCCGTGCGCAACGCCGGGCGGTTCCTGCAGCAGGGCGGCATGGACGCCGTCAAGGTCGAGGGTGGGCGGGAGCGACTGCCGGCGATCGAAGCCATCCTACATGCCGGGATCCCGGTGATGGGGCACATCGGCCTGACCCCGCAGTCGGTCCATCAGCTGGGCGGCTTCCGGCCGCAGGGCCGGACGGCACAGGCGGCGGTGGAGCTGATACGGGATGCCACGGCCCTGGAGCAAGCCGGCTGTTTCGGCCTGGTGCTTGAATCCATCCCCCAGGAGTTGGGGGATGCGATCAGCCGGCGCCTGAGCATCCCCACCATCGGGATCGGCGCCGGGGCAGGATGCGATGGTCAGGTGCTGGTGACCCACGACCTGCTTGGGCTGTTCGACCGCTTCACGCCACGCTTCGTCCAGAAGTACGCCGATCTGCACAGTGAGATGGCGCGGGCCTTTGCCGCCTACAAGCTGGATGTCGAGTCGGGCAGGTTCCCGTCCGCCGCTCATAGCTTGGAGATGGACGAAGCCGAATGGCGCAGCGTGCAGCAGGCGCTCGAGGCCGGGGAGGCGGCGTGAACGACGAGGCGGTGCTGGTCGTCGGCACCGGCGCCATGGCCTGCCTTTTCGCCGGCCTGCTCTCGGCGCAGGCGGAGGTCGTCATGTTGGGGACTTGGTCCGAGGCGGTGAGGGCGATTCGGTCGGGCGGCGTCCGCCTCGAGTCCGAGGCCGGGTTGCAGACCTGCCGCCCGTCGGCGACCGACAATCCGAGGGACTGCCTCGGCGTGCGCCAGGCCCTGGTGTTGGTCAAGGCTTGGCAGACGCCGCGGGCCGCGGCGCAGTTGGCGGAGTGCCTGGCCCCGGAGGGAGTTGCGCTCAGCCTGCAGAACGGGCTGGGCAACCTTGAGGCCCTGGGAGCGGCCTTGGGCGATGAACGGGCAGCCGGCGGCGTGACCCGGATGGGAGCGACCCTGCTGGGGCCGGGGCGCGTCCGTGTGGGGGGACGCGGACCGACGACGGTCGCCGACCATCGGCGCATCGGCTCGCTGGACAGGTACCTCCGGGCTGCCGGCCTCGAGGTCGAGCGCGTGGCCGACGTGACGAGCGTGGTGTGGGGCAAGCTGGCGGTGAATGCCGGGATAAACCCGGTGGCGGCGCTGCTGCGAGTGATGAACGGTGAGGTGGCGGCCCGGCCGGGGGCAGCCGCGATCGTGCGTCAGGCCGCGCAGGAGGTGCAGGCTGTGGCCCGGGCACTAGGGATCGAGCTGCCCTTCGAGGATGCCGGAGAGCAGGCGTTGGCTGCGGCACGGGCTTCGGCTGAGAACCAGTCCTCGATGCTGCAGGATGTGCTGCGCGGCGCCCGGACGGAGATCGACGCCATCAATGGCGCCGTCGTGCGGTTGGCCCAAGCGGCCGGGGCTCAGGCGCCGGTCAACCAGGTCCTGTGGCGGTTGGTCTCGGCCCTGACCCCAGAGGAGGAGGTAGGATGAAAGTCGTGCGGACGCTCGATGAGCTTCGCTCGGTGCGGGCCGGGATACATGGCCCGGTTGGCTTGGTGCCGACGATGGGCTTCCTGCATGCCGGCCACCTGTCGTTGATCCGGCGCGCCCGGGCAGAGTGCGCTTCGGTCGTGGTCAGCATCTTCGTCAACCCAACCCAGTTCGGCGCCCAAGAAGACCTGGATACCTACCCGCGCGACCT
This is a stretch of genomic DNA from Anaerolineales bacterium. It encodes these proteins:
- the panB gene encoding 3-methyl-2-oxobutanoate hydroxymethyltransferase; translated protein: MSTPTAEHEYKKVTTLALRRKKAAGERITSLTAYDYPTALALDRAGIDCILVGDSLGMVVLGYENTLPVTMEEMLHHCRAVARGAKRALLIGDMPFLSYQVSGEEAVRNAGRFLQQGGMDAVKVEGGRERLPAIEAILHAGIPVMGHIGLTPQSVHQLGGFRPQGRTAQAAVELIRDATALEQAGCFGLVLESIPQELGDAISRRLSIPTIGIGAGAGCDGQVLVTHDLLGLFDRFTPRFVQKYADLHSEMARAFAAYKLDVESGRFPSAAHSLEMDEAEWRSVQQALEAGEAA
- a CDS encoding 2-dehydropantoate 2-reductase; this encodes MNDEAVLVVGTGAMACLFAGLLSAQAEVVMLGTWSEAVRAIRSGGVRLESEAGLQTCRPSATDNPRDCLGVRQALVLVKAWQTPRAAAQLAECLAPEGVALSLQNGLGNLEALGAALGDERAAGGVTRMGATLLGPGRVRVGGRGPTTVADHRRIGSLDRYLRAAGLEVERVADVTSVVWGKLAVNAGINPVAALLRVMNGEVAARPGAAAIVRQAAQEVQAVARALGIELPFEDAGEQALAAARASAENQSSMLQDVLRGARTEIDAINGAVVRLAQAAGAQAPVNQVLWRLVSALTPEEEVG